One Deltaproteobacteria bacterium DNA window includes the following coding sequences:
- a CDS encoding DUF2062 domain-containing protein, whose amino-acid sequence MNHRLPHTLLVIPVYNHGSTLRSVVERALNAGWPVLVVDDGSTDRGPDRIADLPCRLHRLNHNQGKGSAILTGARLAAQWGYDAIVTVDADGQLDPEDAARLVETATAQDRPVIVVGTRLMTRDTAPKSSLFGRTFSNFWVRLECGLDLPDTQSGLRLYPVKFLLHLPVRGRRYDFEVEVLVRAAWAGIPILSTPVRVHYPGKGKRISHFRQWKDNLRLTVLHMRLILRALNPWPHRRLAGRATPSVMDMSLLHPVRLLKHLCQEHSTPAQLGIAAWMGLFLGALPLIACHTIVIVYVTHRLHLNKPAAVAASQLCCPPVVPVICIETGYFMRNGHLLLELSLDTTVYQLHQRLLEWFLGSLIVGPLLGLAGGLATYFVVRWLRTQGAAECDT is encoded by the coding sequence TGAACCATCGTCTTCCTCATACCCTTCTGGTCATTCCTGTTTATAATCACGGCTCAACGCTGCGATCCGTGGTGGAAAGGGCCTTGAATGCAGGCTGGCCGGTGCTCGTGGTTGATGACGGGAGCACAGACAGGGGACCGGACCGGATCGCGGACCTCCCTTGCAGGCTTCACCGTCTCAATCACAATCAGGGAAAAGGCTCGGCCATACTCACTGGGGCCAGGCTCGCCGCACAATGGGGCTACGATGCCATTGTTACCGTGGATGCGGATGGACAACTGGACCCTGAGGACGCGGCACGATTAGTTGAAACCGCAACTGCACAGGACCGGCCGGTTATTGTAGTCGGGACCAGATTGATGACCCGTGATACGGCCCCCAAGAGCAGTCTATTCGGCCGAACATTTTCAAACTTCTGGGTCAGGCTCGAGTGCGGTCTGGACCTGCCGGACACTCAAAGCGGTTTGCGCCTTTATCCGGTGAAATTTTTGCTCCATCTTCCAGTCCGGGGCCGGCGTTATGATTTCGAAGTCGAAGTCCTGGTCCGGGCTGCATGGGCCGGTATCCCTATCCTTTCCACACCTGTCCGGGTGCATTATCCCGGCAAGGGAAAGCGAATATCTCATTTCCGCCAGTGGAAAGATAATCTTCGCCTGACCGTGCTCCATATGCGCCTGATCCTCAGGGCCTTGAATCCCTGGCCACACCGGCGTCTTGCAGGCCGGGCCACCCCGTCAGTTATGGACATGTCTCTTCTCCACCCGGTTCGACTGCTCAAACATCTCTGCCAGGAGCACAGTACACCGGCCCAGCTCGGAATCGCCGCATGGATGGGTCTGTTTCTTGGGGCCCTTCCCCTCATCGCCTGCCATACCATTGTCATAGTCTATGTCACACACAGACTACATCTTAACAAGCCTGCTGCTGTTGCGGCCAGCCAGTTATGCTGCCCGCCTGTGGTCCCTGTGATATGTATTGAGACAGGCTACTTCATGCGTAACGGCCACCTTTTGCTGGAACTGTCATTGGATACTACGGTCTACCAGCTCCATCAAAGATTGCTGGAATGGTTTCTGGGCTCTCTTATCGTCGGGCCGTTGCTCGGCCTTGCAGGAGGCCTTGCTACCTACTTTGTTGTCCGCTGGTTGCGGACCCAGGGAGCTGCGGAGTGCGACACGTAG